A window of Tautonia plasticadhaerens contains these coding sequences:
- a CDS encoding sialidase family protein: MTAIVLAALALAPHAPHAGGAELIEARRIWDEAPHSAFTDLIRFDGRWLCTFREGRGHVSPDGAIRVIASVDGESWESIARLTSHSADLRDPKLSVMPDGRLMLTAAGALHEPGGGGRHQTMAWSSGDGSAWDGPRPIGDLGSWLWRVSWSGEGLPYSVGYTTGAERTSRVARLYRGVDGRADRFEAVVDPFFSGGEPSEATLLFPPDGPALCLLRRDGAEPSAQLGRAEAPYLEWTWADLGTRVGGPDLIRLPDGRLIAVVRLYDGGPRTSVCRLDPEAGSLAELLTLPSGGDTSYAGLAWHGGELWVSYYSSHEEKTAIYLARVALPEAP, from the coding sequence GTGACCGCGATCGTTCTGGCCGCCCTTGCACTCGCCCCCCACGCCCCCCACGCCGGCGGGGCCGAGCTGATCGAGGCCCGACGCATCTGGGACGAGGCTCCCCACAGCGCCTTCACCGACCTGATCCGCTTCGACGGCCGCTGGCTCTGCACCTTCCGGGAGGGCCGGGGGCACGTCTCCCCCGACGGGGCGATCCGGGTGATCGCCTCGGTCGACGGGGAGTCGTGGGAGTCGATCGCCCGGCTGACCTCCCACTCGGCCGACCTCCGGGACCCGAAGCTCAGCGTCATGCCCGACGGCCGATTGATGCTCACCGCCGCCGGGGCCCTGCACGAGCCCGGGGGAGGGGGCCGGCACCAGACGATGGCCTGGTCCTCCGGGGACGGCTCGGCCTGGGACGGGCCCCGCCCGATCGGCGACCTCGGCTCCTGGCTCTGGCGGGTCTCCTGGAGCGGGGAGGGGTTGCCCTACAGCGTCGGCTACACCACCGGGGCGGAGCGGACCTCCCGGGTGGCCAGGCTCTATCGCGGGGTCGACGGCCGGGCCGACCGCTTCGAGGCGGTCGTCGACCCGTTCTTTTCCGGGGGGGAGCCGAGCGAGGCCACCCTGCTATTCCCCCCCGACGGCCCCGCCCTCTGCCTGCTCCGCCGGGACGGCGCCGAGCCCTCCGCGCAGCTCGGCCGGGCGGAGGCGCCGTACCTCGAATGGACCTGGGCCGACCTGGGGACCCGGGTCGGTGGGCCGGACCTCATCCGGCTGCCCGACGGGAGGCTGATCGCGGTGGTCCGGCTCTACGACGGCGGTCCCCGGACCTCGGTCTGCCGGCTCGACCCCGAGGCCGGCTCGCTGGCCGAATTGCTCACCCTGCCCTCGGGGGGGGACACCAGCTACGCCGGCCTGGCCTGGCATGGGGGGGAGCTCTGGGTCAGCTACTACTCCTCCCACGAGGAGAAGACGGCGATCTACCTGGCCCGGGTCGCGCTGCCGGAGGCCCCCTGA
- a CDS encoding mechanosensitive ion channel family protein, with translation MMSTRSAKKPAGLPPAAGLALALALVLSHAALAQSGGGLGGMLGGGDPSPGGSSPGGGSGSSGPGGDLDMQSDAYVHRPELNAGLPQTEDPPDLETPQASLANFIDACDEGDYDRASRSLNLNGVAHDRQAGLGPTLARQLRAVLQQKLWIDWTDVPDRPDGRHFGYTLEKAQGNTTEKPRSFYHLGSIPLDHRDVDVYLERVKVPGAMPAWVFSKRTVSYVPDLYSAFGPGPLERRLPSGLTGTKVWGIATWQWIGIALFGLISLGIGWVVQAVVERILKAQSSQRLSDWLRALAWSVHGPIAAVVGLVAFKLLTSSLLRLAGPVLAIVEPAIFVLIVLSLTWLLSRVIDFASGRLTSRYEGEERASNAHEMLTRIKVAKHFFTVIVLLAGLGVALWQFEWFHAIAYGMLASAGIAALILGVAAQRPLSNLFAGVQLAITQPVRVGDAVIFAENWGWIEELAVTYVVIRTWDMRRLVVPTSQLMDNTVENWTKGGENMMKPVYLYADYRVDFAAVRDELGRILKDSEDWDEEVPPILQVTGCKEETIELRALCSARDPSVAWNLHCEVRERLVSFLRDLEGGAYLPRTRVAMVGDGLASPALDGDDRREPAEGGDRRRPGDRRRKGRSPAGSGSKSTRSRSNQQEAARRHRIGGNPRGNSDGDGEGEGDEGT, from the coding sequence ATGATGTCGACCCGATCCGCGAAGAAGCCCGCGGGCCTCCCCCCGGCCGCGGGACTCGCCCTCGCCCTCGCGCTGGTGCTCTCCCATGCGGCCCTCGCCCAATCGGGCGGCGGCCTGGGTGGGATGCTTGGGGGTGGCGACCCCTCCCCCGGGGGATCGTCGCCCGGCGGCGGTTCGGGCTCCTCCGGCCCCGGGGGCGACCTGGACATGCAGAGCGACGCCTACGTCCACCGCCCCGAGCTGAACGCCGGGCTGCCCCAGACGGAAGACCCGCCCGACCTGGAGACCCCCCAGGCCAGCCTGGCCAACTTCATCGACGCCTGCGACGAGGGGGACTACGACCGGGCCTCCCGGTCGCTCAACCTGAATGGCGTGGCCCACGACCGCCAGGCCGGGCTCGGCCCGACGCTCGCCCGGCAGCTCCGCGCGGTCCTCCAGCAGAAGCTCTGGATCGACTGGACCGACGTACCCGACCGCCCCGACGGGAGGCACTTCGGCTACACGCTGGAGAAGGCCCAGGGGAACACCACCGAGAAGCCCCGGTCGTTCTACCACCTCGGGTCAATCCCCCTCGATCACCGGGACGTCGACGTCTACCTGGAGCGGGTCAAGGTGCCCGGCGCGATGCCGGCCTGGGTCTTCTCCAAGCGGACGGTCTCCTACGTCCCCGACCTGTACTCGGCCTTCGGCCCGGGGCCCCTGGAACGTCGACTGCCGTCGGGGCTGACCGGGACGAAGGTCTGGGGCATCGCCACCTGGCAGTGGATCGGCATCGCGCTGTTCGGGCTGATCAGCCTGGGGATCGGCTGGGTGGTGCAGGCGGTGGTCGAGCGGATCCTCAAGGCCCAGTCGTCCCAGCGGCTCTCGGACTGGCTCAGGGCGCTGGCCTGGTCGGTGCACGGCCCGATCGCGGCCGTGGTGGGGCTGGTGGCGTTCAAGCTGCTGACGTCGAGCCTGCTCCGGCTGGCCGGCCCGGTGCTGGCGATCGTCGAGCCGGCGATCTTCGTGCTGATCGTCCTCTCGCTCACCTGGCTGCTCTCCCGGGTGATCGACTTCGCCTCGGGCCGGCTGACCAGCCGCTACGAGGGGGAAGAACGCGCGTCCAACGCCCACGAGATGCTCACCCGGATCAAGGTCGCCAAGCACTTCTTCACGGTGATCGTGCTGCTGGCCGGGCTGGGGGTGGCGCTCTGGCAGTTCGAGTGGTTCCACGCGATCGCCTACGGCATGCTGGCCTCGGCCGGGATCGCGGCCCTGATCCTCGGCGTGGCGGCCCAGCGCCCCCTGTCGAACCTGTTCGCCGGCGTCCAGCTGGCGATCACCCAGCCGGTCCGGGTCGGCGACGCGGTGATCTTCGCCGAGAACTGGGGCTGGATCGAGGAACTCGCCGTCACCTACGTCGTGATCCGCACCTGGGACATGAGGCGGCTGGTCGTCCCCACCTCGCAGCTCATGGACAACACCGTCGAGAACTGGACCAAGGGCGGCGAGAACATGATGAAGCCGGTGTACCTCTACGCCGACTACCGGGTCGACTTCGCCGCCGTCCGGGACGAACTGGGGCGCATCCTCAAGGATTCGGAGGACTGGGACGAGGAGGTGCCGCCGATCCTCCAGGTCACCGGCTGCAAGGAGGAGACGATCGAGCTGCGGGCCCTCTGCTCGGCCCGGGACCCGTCGGTCGCCTGGAACCTGCATTGCGAGGTCCGGGAGCGGCTCGTCTCCTTCCTGAGGGACCTGGAGGGGGGGGCCTACCTGCCCCGCACCCGGGTCGCCATGGTGGGGGACGGCCTCGCCTCCCCCGCCCTCGACGGCGACGACCGGCGGGAGCCGGCCGAGGGGGGCGACCGTCGGAGACCCGGTGATCGCCGGCGCAAGGGCCGGTCCCCCGCAGGTTCCGGCTCGAAATCGACTCGATCCCGCTCCAACCAGCAGGAGGCCGCCCGCCGTCATCGGATCGGCGGCAATCCCCGGGGGAATTCCGACGGCGACGGCGAAGGCGAGGGAGACGAGGGCACGTAA